One stretch of Thalassovita sp. DNA includes these proteins:
- a CDS encoding ABC transporter ATP-binding protein, giving the protein MFRFFENLVDPFASFDEATPPKTLWAYLKTQVGPFRKWMVAMAITGVLVALVETGLIFYSGRLIDLLGGNTPAELFDNHGTELLLAAAFILMIRPLFIAINHLFLEQLLAGNMQEQVRWRAHKHLLGQSTSFFQNDFAGRLSNRVMQMGGAVEDAVYMSFEGIWYALTYVVSAALILSGVHPLLAVPLLVWVVIYVFYVRYIAVRVAHASEKWSGARSMVTARVVDAYSNIETIKLFADEGTEERYVLSAMRRLRLRFQRFLRLMTELSFGLNVINGVLILGMMSPAVWLWSNGVISVGEVAAASALTIRLNGMSGWIMWVTVRLFEHAGVIREGLQSVAVAHDVTDREVAPKLSVEKAAIEFRDVSHHYGKGRGGLDHVNLSIAPGQKVGLVGRSGAGKSSLVNLLLRFRDAENGQILIDGQDIREVKQTSLRQQIGMVSQDNSLLHRSIRANILYGRQSASEDEMMAAAARAEAYQFIATLEDPKGRKGYNAHVGERGVKLSGGQRQRIAIARVILKDAPILVLDEATSALDSEVEAAIQDTLFGLMEGKTVIAIAHRLSTIAQMDRIVVMDEGRIIEDGSHEDLLAKGGVYAGLWARQSGGFIGDVGDQDGQSGKESAAASDLALDLPTDSA; this is encoded by the coding sequence ACCCTTTGGGCCTATCTGAAAACCCAAGTCGGCCCGTTCCGCAAATGGATGGTGGCGATGGCCATCACCGGCGTCCTTGTGGCGCTCGTGGAAACTGGGCTGATCTTTTACTCCGGCCGGTTGATCGACCTTTTGGGCGGCAACACCCCGGCTGAACTGTTTGACAATCACGGCACTGAACTGCTGCTGGCGGCAGCGTTCATCCTGATGATCCGGCCCCTGTTCATCGCCATCAACCACCTGTTCCTGGAACAGCTCTTGGCGGGTAACATGCAGGAACAGGTGCGCTGGCGCGCGCATAAACACCTGCTGGGGCAATCCACCAGCTTCTTCCAGAATGATTTTGCCGGGCGTCTTTCTAACCGCGTGATGCAGATGGGCGGCGCGGTTGAAGATGCCGTTTACATGTCCTTTGAGGGCATCTGGTATGCCTTGACCTATGTGGTGTCCGCCGCGCTGATCCTGTCGGGCGTGCATCCGCTCTTGGCTGTGCCGCTGCTGGTCTGGGTGGTGATCTACGTCTTCTACGTGCGCTACATCGCTGTGCGCGTCGCTCATGCCTCTGAGAAGTGGTCGGGCGCACGGTCCATGGTGACAGCGCGGGTGGTGGATGCCTATTCCAACATCGAAACCATCAAGCTGTTTGCCGATGAAGGCACCGAAGAACGTTATGTCCTGTCGGCCATGCGCCGGTTGCGCCTGCGCTTCCAGCGGTTCCTGCGCCTGATGACTGAGCTGAGCTTTGGTCTGAACGTCATCAATGGCGTTTTGATCCTTGGCATGATGAGCCCGGCGGTCTGGCTGTGGTCGAACGGTGTGATCTCGGTCGGTGAGGTGGCGGCTGCGTCGGCGCTGACCATTCGTCTGAACGGCATGTCCGGCTGGATCATGTGGGTCACGGTGCGCCTGTTTGAGCACGCCGGTGTGATCCGGGAGGGTCTGCAATCCGTTGCGGTGGCCCATGATGTGACCGACCGGGAGGTTGCGCCTAAGCTGTCAGTGGAAAAGGCGGCGATCGAGTTTCGCGATGTCAGCCACCACTACGGCAAAGGGCGTGGCGGATTGGACCATGTGAACCTGTCCATCGCACCGGGCCAGAAGGTTGGGCTGGTGGGGCGTTCCGGGGCAGGGAAATCTTCGCTCGTGAACCTCTTGCTGCGGTTCCGCGATGCAGAGAACGGCCAGATCCTGATCGACGGTCAGGACATTCGTGAGGTCAAGCAAACCTCGCTGCGCCAGCAGATCGGCATGGTCAGTCAGGACAATTCCCTGCTGCACCGGTCGATTCGCGCCAACATCCTTTATGGCCGCCAAAGCGCCAGCGAGGATGAGATGATGGCCGCCGCCGCCCGTGCAGAGGCATATCAGTTCATCGCCACGCTGGAAGATCCCAAAGGCCGCAAGGGCTATAATGCCCATGTGGGTGAACGGGGTGTGAAACTGTCCGGCGGACAGCGGCAGCGGATCGCCATCGCCCGCGTCATCCTGAAAGACGCACCGATCCTGGTGCTGGATGAGGCCACCTCGGCCCTTGATAGTGAGGTGGAAGCCGCCATACAGGACACGCTCTTTGGTTTGATGGAGGGCAAGACGGTGATCGCCATTGCCCACCGCCTGTCGACCATTGCGCAGATGGACCGGATCGTCGTCATGGACGAAGGCCGGATCATTGAGGATGGCAGCCATGAGGATCTGTTGGCCAAGGGCGGCGTCTATGCGGGCCTCTGGGCGCGTCAGTCTGGTGGGTTTATCGGGGACGTTGGGGATCAGGACGGTCAAAGCGGTAAGGAATCCGCTGCGGCTTCGGATCTGGCCCTTGACCTCCCTACTGATTCCGCCTAA
- the rpmB gene encoding 50S ribosomal protein L28: MSRRCELTGKGPMSGNNVSHANNKTKRRFLPNLNDVTLQSEALGRGFKLRISAAALRSVDHRGGLDAFLAKAKDVELSANALKIKKQIAKAQASA; encoded by the coding sequence ATGTCGCGCCGTTGCGAACTGACCGGAAAAGGCCCGATGTCTGGCAACAATGTCAGCCATGCTAACAACAAAACCAAACGTCGTTTCCTGCCGAACCTGAACGACGTTACCCTGCAGTCCGAGGCCCTGGGCCGCGGCTTCAAACTGCGCATTTCGGCGGCTGCTCTGCGCTCCGTTGACCACCGTGGTGGTCTGGACGCGTTCCTGGCAAAAGCCAAAGACGTTGAGCTGTCGGCCAACGCGCTGAAGATCAAGAAGCAGATCGCGAAGGCACAGGCCTCCGCTTAA
- a CDS encoding copper chaperone PCu(A)C yields MSLKTTLLAAAAAAFVAMPALAEGIMVKDPYARAATPMAKTGAAFMMIMNHSGQDDRLIDAKATVAKKVELHTHKEISDGVMQMMHVPEGFEIAAGDMLMLERGGHHVMMMGLTESFEQGKVIEVTLTFEKAGDVVVDVPVDLKRKGGHGDHKMSH; encoded by the coding sequence ATGTCGTTGAAAACCACCCTCCTCGCTGCGGCGGCTGCCGCATTTGTTGCTATGCCTGCCCTGGCCGAAGGCATCATGGTCAAAGACCCCTATGCCCGTGCCGCCACCCCAATGGCGAAAACCGGTGCGGCCTTCATGATGATCATGAACCATTCCGGTCAGGATGACCGGCTGATCGATGCCAAGGCAACGGTGGCCAAGAAGGTCGAACTACACACCCACAAAGAAATCAGCGACGGCGTGATGCAGATGATGCATGTGCCGGAGGGCTTTGAGATCGCAGCGGGTGACATGCTGATGCTGGAACGCGGCGGCCACCATGTGATGATGATGGGCCTGACCGAAAGCTTCGAGCAGGGCAAGGTGATTGAGGTCACGCTGACCTTTGAAAAAGCCGGTGACGTGGTGGTTGACGTGCCTGTCGACCTGAAGCGCAAAGGCGGCCACGGTGACCACAAGATGTCCCACTAA
- a CDS encoding NAD-dependent deacylase — MSAEKIVILTGAGISAESGLGTFRDEDGLWAQHRIEDVATPEGFAANPQLVHDFYNARRTQSVAATPNAAHQALARLEAAHPGEVLVVTQNVDGLHEAAGSKAVMHMHGAPSGALCAACEHRWPAPLVMAPSDPCPACAKPTTRPDIVWFGEMPYDMDQIWDHLRAADLFVAIGTSGNVYPAAAFVQDAARYGAHTVELNLEASATISDFAEARFGKASEVVPAWVAEVLGT, encoded by the coding sequence ATGAGTGCTGAAAAAATCGTTATCCTGACCGGGGCGGGTATTTCCGCCGAAAGCGGCCTTGGCACCTTTCGCGATGAAGACGGGCTTTGGGCGCAGCACCGGATTGAGGATGTGGCCACCCCGGAAGGTTTCGCCGCCAATCCGCAGCTGGTGCATGATTTCTACAACGCCCGGCGCACCCAATCGGTTGCTGCCACCCCCAATGCAGCCCACCAGGCGCTGGCCCGGCTGGAGGCGGCGCACCCCGGTGAGGTGCTGGTGGTGACCCAGAATGTCGACGGGCTGCATGAGGCGGCCGGATCAAAGGCGGTGATGCATATGCATGGGGCGCCTTCAGGGGCGCTTTGCGCGGCTTGTGAGCACCGCTGGCCGGCCCCTTTGGTCATGGCGCCCAGTGATCCTTGCCCTGCCTGCGCCAAGCCCACCACGCGGCCTGATATCGTCTGGTTTGGCGAAATGCCCTATGACATGGACCAGATCTGGGACCACCTGCGGGCGGCGGATCTGTTTGTGGCGATTGGCACCTCGGGCAATGTCTATCCAGCGGCAGCCTTTGTGCAGGACGCCGCGCGATACGGCGCCCATACGGTTGAATTGAACCTGGAAGCCTCCGCCACCATCAGCGATTTTGCAGAGGCCCGGTTTGGCAAGGCCAGTGAGGTGGTGCCAGCCTGGGTGGCAGAGGTGCTGGGCACATAA
- a CDS encoding low molecular weight protein-tyrosine-phosphatase, protein MTRRILFVCLGNICRSPMAEGVLRQKAPHLLVDSAGTSDWHAGDPPYVPMQHAALRKGYNITEQVSRPFHPADFMRFDMILVMDGRNQADVEAMRPPGNLTPVKRFAPFAGRDIGDVPDPYYTGEFDAVVELIEAAADGFLATLPQPQ, encoded by the coding sequence ATGACCAGACGTATCCTCTTTGTGTGCCTTGGAAATATCTGCCGTTCCCCAATGGCAGAGGGTGTGCTGCGCCAGAAAGCGCCGCATCTGCTGGTCGATTCTGCCGGCACCTCGGACTGGCATGCGGGGGATCCGCCTTATGTGCCGATGCAGCACGCAGCCCTGCGCAAAGGCTATAACATCACCGAGCAGGTCTCGCGCCCGTTTCACCCGGCCGATTTCATGCGCTTTGATATGATCCTGGTGATGGATGGCCGCAATCAGGCCGATGTGGAGGCGATGCGCCCGCCGGGCAATCTGACCCCGGTCAAACGGTTTGCGCCTTTCGCCGGGCGTGACATCGGCGATGTGCCCGATCCCTATTACACCGGCGAATTTGATGCCGTGGTTGAGCTGATCGAAGCGGCGGCAGACGGGTTTCTGGCGACGCTGCCCCAGCCACAATAA
- a CDS encoding branched-chain amino acid aminotransferase — translation MALSNTIRTYYKGTWHQGDLPVMNAADHGAWLGSTVFDGARFVNGLTPDLDKHCARTNRSAKALMLNPTVSAEEMEQIVLEGLRGFDPGAAVYIRPMYWGIHGDATGIVPVQEETGFCISLEEIPMAPEGASTTLTRTRFRRPVLEDAVVDAKAGCLYPNNARMIAEAKSKGFGNALVADAMGNVAETGSANIFMVKDGEVFTPIPNGTFLAGITRARHIANLRADGVTVNETVLSFEDFHGADEVFMSGNMNKVTPVTAFDDTKYQIGPMTKRVKELYWDWAASAR, via the coding sequence ATGGCGCTCAGCAACACCATCCGCACCTATTACAAAGGCACCTGGCATCAGGGCGATCTGCCGGTGATGAACGCCGCCGATCACGGCGCCTGGCTGGGCTCTACCGTGTTTGACGGGGCGCGGTTTGTGAACGGGTTGACCCCGGACCTCGACAAACACTGCGCCCGCACCAACCGGTCTGCCAAGGCGCTGATGCTGAACCCCACCGTTTCGGCCGAGGAGATGGAACAGATCGTTCTGGAGGGGCTGCGCGGCTTTGATCCCGGCGCGGCGGTCTATATCCGGCCGATGTATTGGGGCATTCACGGCGATGCCACCGGCATTGTCCCGGTGCAGGAAGAAACTGGTTTCTGCATCTCGCTTGAAGAGATCCCGATGGCCCCGGAAGGCGCCTCCACCACGCTGACCCGCACCCGATTCCGCCGCCCGGTGCTGGAGGATGCGGTGGTTGATGCCAAGGCCGGCTGCCTCTACCCCAACAACGCCCGCATGATCGCCGAGGCGAAATCCAAAGGGTTCGGCAACGCGCTGGTGGCGGATGCCATGGGCAATGTGGCAGAAACCGGTTCCGCCAATATCTTCATGGTCAAAGATGGTGAGGTCTTCACCCCGATCCCCAATGGCACCTTCCTGGCCGGGATCACCCGCGCGCGCCACATTGCAAACCTGCGAGCGGACGGTGTGACCGTAAATGAAACCGTGCTGAGCTTTGAGGATTTCCACGGCGCGGATGAGGTCTTCATGTCCGGCAATATGAACAAGGTCACCCCTGTCACCGCCTTTGACGACACCAAGTATCAGATCGGTCCTATGACCAAACGGGTGAAAGAGCTCTACTGGGACTGGGCCGCCAGCGCGCGCTAA
- the trpS gene encoding tryptophan--tRNA ligase — protein MSDAVQTQSTPNAGFTPRVFSGIQPSGGLTLGNYLGAIKRFVEKQAEQIEQVYCVVDMHAITVWQDPEALRRQTRELTAGYLAAGIDPTRSILFNQSQVKEHAELGWIFNCVARMGWMQRMTQWKDKAGKNTQNASLGLLAYPSLMAADILVYHATEVPVGEDQKQHVELTRDIATKFNHDYGVDFFPIPEPRIEGAATRVMSLRDGSKKMSKSDPSDASRINMTDDADTIAKKIRKAKTDPEALPSEAKGLEDRPEARNLVNIYAGLAEMSVDQVLAEAGGKQFSEFKPMLSELAVAKLSPISNEMSRLMQDPAEIDRILGQGADRAREIAAPILTKTKEIVGMVG, from the coding sequence ATGTCGGATGCGGTCCAAACGCAATCCACCCCGAACGCCGGGTTTACCCCCCGGGTGTTTTCGGGCATCCAGCCCTCTGGCGGGCTGACCCTTGGCAACTACCTTGGCGCAATCAAACGTTTCGTTGAGAAACAGGCAGAGCAGATTGAGCAGGTCTACTGTGTTGTGGACATGCACGCCATCACCGTCTGGCAAGACCCTGAGGCCCTGCGCCGCCAGACCCGCGAATTGACCGCCGGCTACCTGGCCGCTGGGATCGATCCGACCCGTTCGATCCTGTTCAACCAAAGTCAGGTGAAAGAACACGCCGAACTGGGCTGGATCTTCAACTGCGTCGCCCGCATGGGCTGGATGCAGCGCATGACCCAGTGGAAGGACAAGGCGGGCAAGAACACCCAGAACGCCTCGCTCGGGCTCTTGGCCTACCCGTCGCTGATGGCGGCGGACATTCTGGTCTACCACGCCACCGAAGTGCCGGTGGGTGAGGATCAGAAACAGCACGTGGAACTGACCCGCGACATCGCAACCAAGTTCAACCACGACTACGGTGTGGATTTCTTTCCGATCCCCGAACCCCGGATCGAAGGCGCGGCCACCCGTGTCATGTCGCTGCGCGATGGCTCCAAGAAGATGTCGAAGTCCGACCCTTCTGACGCCAGCCGCATCAACATGACCGATGACGCCGACACGATCGCCAAGAAGATCCGCAAAGCCAAAACCGATCCCGAGGCGCTGCCGTCTGAGGCCAAAGGCCTGGAAGACCGCCCCGAGGCCCGCAACCTGGTGAACATCTACGCCGGTCTGGCCGAAATGTCGGTGGATCAGGTGCTGGCCGAAGCCGGTGGCAAGCAGTTCTCGGAATTCAAACCAATGCTGTCGGAGCTGGCGGTGGCCAAGCTGTCGCCGATCTCAAATGAAATGTCCCGCCTGATGCAGGACCCGGCTGAGATCGATCGCATCCTGGGCCAAGGCGCCGATCGCGCCCGCGAAATCGCCGCGCCGATCCTGACCAAAACCAAAGAGATTGTCGGCATGGTCGGGTAA
- a CDS encoding rhomboid family intramembrane serine protease, whose protein sequence is MNDENMQADNNPVNPLPPVIVALFLFILGIEVLFNLGARGILGGPEAVGWRLAALQKYAFSDEIFEWMRATGQYPFEHMVRFVTYGFVHLSFVHALFGCVILLALGKMAGEVYNQFALLLFFVMGAANGALIYGLVLDVDTPLIGAYPGAYAMIGAYTYLLWLRLGMLGEQQIRAFSLIGFLLGIQLLFGALFGGTPDWLADVAGFVTGLVLAVFLIPGGLRRLRDRLRTR, encoded by the coding sequence ATGAACGACGAAAACATGCAAGCAGACAACAACCCGGTGAACCCGCTGCCGCCGGTGATCGTGGCGCTGTTCCTGTTCATTCTGGGGATCGAGGTTCTGTTCAATCTCGGCGCGCGCGGCATTCTTGGCGGGCCCGAGGCGGTGGGCTGGCGGTTGGCGGCGCTGCAAAAATACGCCTTCTCGGATGAGATCTTTGAATGGATGCGGGCCACCGGGCAGTACCCGTTTGAACATATGGTGCGCTTTGTCACCTACGGGTTTGTGCATCTCAGCTTTGTGCATGCGCTGTTTGGCTGTGTGATCCTCCTGGCGCTCGGCAAGATGGCGGGGGAGGTTTATAACCAATTTGCACTGCTGTTGTTCTTTGTCATGGGAGCGGCCAATGGGGCGCTGATCTACGGGCTGGTGCTGGATGTGGATACCCCGTTGATCGGGGCCTATCCCGGCGCCTATGCGATGATCGGCGCCTATACCTACCTGCTGTGGCTGCGTCTTGGCATGCTGGGCGAACAGCAGATCCGGGCGTTTTCGCTGATCGGTTTCTTGCTGGGCATTCAGCTGCTCTTTGGTGCGCTGTTTGGCGGCACGCCGGACTGGCTGGCTGATGTGGCGGGCTTTGTCACCGGGTTGGTTCTGGCGGTGTTCCTGATCCCCGGCGGGCTGCGCCGGTTGCGGGATCGGTTGCGCACCCGCTGA
- the murJ gene encoding murein biosynthesis integral membrane protein MurJ: MKSIRLISGFLTVGAWTLLSRVLGFVRDAMILAYLGTGPAYEAFVVAFRLPNMFRRFFAEGAFNMAFIPQYSKRLEGDEDPSGFASQAISGLATVLIVLTLLAQLTMPWLIYGLASGFAGQEQFDLSVAFGRIAFPYILFISLAALLSGVLNAHGRFAAAAAAPVLLNILMVGAMLGAVLAGGDVAQSLVWMVPFAGIAQMGLVWIAAQRAGISIRLQRPRFSPEMKQLVIVAVPAALAGGVVQVNLLVGQQVASYFDRAVGWLYAADRLYQLPLGVVGIAIGVVLLPDLSRRLKAGDHDGSRNALSRAAEISLALTIPAAVALVVVPLPLVSVLFERGAMTSDDSAAIAVAVAIYGLGLPAFVLQKILQPLFFAREDTKTPFRYALGAMVVNAVIAVGLAPFIGWIASAIATTLAGWAMVARLGVGARGFGDVARFDRRFHSRIWRIVAASFAMGAVLWMANVALTPFLGMAGLRYGALAVLVLIGMASYFGIGQLIGAFRLAEFKSAMRRGG; the protein is encoded by the coding sequence ATGAAGTCGATCCGCCTGATTTCCGGCTTCCTGACGGTTGGCGCCTGGACCTTGCTGAGCCGGGTTCTGGGGTTTGTGCGCGATGCGATGATCCTGGCCTATCTGGGCACCGGCCCGGCCTATGAGGCCTTTGTGGTGGCGTTCCGCCTGCCCAATATGTTCCGCCGGTTCTTTGCCGAAGGCGCATTCAACATGGCCTTCATTCCGCAATATTCCAAACGGCTAGAAGGCGATGAAGACCCCAGCGGTTTTGCCAGTCAGGCCATCAGTGGTCTGGCCACGGTGCTGATCGTTCTGACCCTTCTGGCGCAGCTGACGATGCCCTGGCTGATCTACGGTCTGGCCTCGGGCTTTGCCGGGCAGGAACAGTTTGACCTCTCCGTTGCTTTTGGGCGGATCGCCTTTCCTTACATCCTGTTCATATCCCTCGCGGCACTGCTGTCTGGGGTATTGAACGCCCATGGCCGGTTTGCGGCTGCAGCGGCGGCGCCGGTCCTGCTGAACATCCTGATGGTCGGGGCCATGCTGGGGGCGGTTCTGGCCGGGGGTGATGTGGCGCAAAGCCTGGTCTGGATGGTGCCCTTTGCCGGGATCGCGCAGATGGGGCTGGTCTGGATTGCGGCACAACGTGCGGGCATCAGCATCCGCTTGCAACGGCCCCGGTTCAGCCCCGAGATGAAGCAGCTGGTGATCGTCGCCGTGCCCGCCGCCCTGGCAGGTGGTGTGGTGCAGGTGAACCTGTTGGTCGGCCAGCAGGTCGCCAGCTATTTCGACCGCGCCGTGGGCTGGCTCTATGCAGCGGACCGGCTGTACCAGCTGCCGCTTGGTGTGGTGGGCATCGCCATCGGTGTGGTGCTGTTGCCGGACCTGTCACGCCGGCTGAAGGCCGGGGATCACGACGGATCGCGCAACGCGCTGAGCCGGGCGGCAGAGATTTCACTGGCGCTGACCATCCCGGCGGCTGTGGCTCTGGTGGTTGTTCCGCTGCCGCTGGTTTCGGTCCTGTTTGAACGGGGTGCGATGACCTCAGATGACAGCGCGGCCATTGCGGTGGCAGTTGCGATCTATGGCCTAGGTCTGCCGGCCTTTGTCTTGCAGAAAATCCTGCAGCCGCTGTTCTTTGCCCGCGAAGACACCAAAACCCCATTCCGTTATGCCCTTGGGGCTATGGTTGTGAACGCGGTGATTGCCGTTGGCCTTGCGCCGTTTATCGGCTGGATCGCCTCGGCGATTGCGACCACGCTGGCGGGCTGGGCGATGGTGGCCAGGCTGGGCGTTGGCGCGCGCGGATTTGGCGATGTGGCCCGCTTTGATCGCCGGTTTCACAGTCGGATCTGGCGCATCGTCGCCGCCTCCTTTGCGATGGGGGCGGTGCTGTGGATGGCCAATGTGGCACTGACCCCGTTTCTGGGCATGGCCGGCCTGCGCTATGGCGCCTTGGCCGTGCTGGTTCTGATCGGAATGGCCAGTTACTTCGGCATTGGACAGCTGATCGGAGCCTTCCGTCTGGCCGAGTTCAAAAGCGCGATGCGAAGAGGTGGCTGA
- a CDS encoding [protein-PII] uridylyltransferase yields MLNLPKAPDKLICPAGDIFDAQAVGAEIAEAAQTAPDAALLRSAVVPILLKARKAGMAAIAEAFAADPFKARPTTRAYTWLTDCLVVTAKHVATQYMHPNPDAGEEDRLSLLAVGGYGRGEMAPQSDVDLLFLTPKQITPWAEKVIESMLYILWDLRLKVGHASRTVRDCLKLGREDFTIRTALMEHRYLTGDAELPTELAKRLTSELFKGTAAEFIEAKLEERDARHERQGGQRYVVEPNVKEGKGCLRDLQSLFWIAKYVHNVRNVKELVKLNVFSEDEFQLFKRAEDFLWAVRCHLHLITNRPSDQLTFDLQVEVAARMGYEDQDGRRAVEHFMQEYFRNATATGDLTRIFLTKLEAMHVKNEPLLQRIFRRNPRVKKGYKVVHNRLAVDNEKAFLADKLNLLRLFEEALRTGMLIHPDAMRLVSANLDLIDDEMRNDKEARRQFLDLMLKHGNPERALRRMNELGVLSAFIPEFEPIVAMMQFNMYHHYTVDEHTIQCIRNLSEIEHGDLVESLPLVSGILKEGVNRKVIYVALLLHDIGKGRDEDHSILGAKIARKVAPHLGLSKSEVETVEWLVRYHLLMSDMAQKRDISDPRTVRAFAKAVKTRKRLDLLTVLTVCDIRGVGPDTWNNWKAVLIRQLHRDTAQALEHGLEEVNRENRGAEARKLLRERLSDWDSAPLRTETGRHYPPYWQGLDTNTHAVFATLLRDIPDDEVRIDLHPDLDRDATRACFALVDHPGIFSRLSGALALVGANVVDARTYTSKDGYATAVFWVQDADGHPYEEERLPRLTQMIKKILLGEVKATEAMKSRDKIKKRERAFRVPTSITFDNEGSDIYTIIEVDTRDRPGLLFDLTRTLANNNVYIASAVIATYGEQVVDSFYVKDMFGLKFHSAPRQKTLEKKLREAITEGAERAIS; encoded by the coding sequence ATGCTGAACCTCCCCAAAGCGCCGGACAAGCTGATTTGCCCGGCAGGCGACATCTTTGATGCCCAAGCCGTTGGCGCCGAAATCGCTGAGGCGGCGCAAACCGCACCGGATGCGGCCCTGTTGCGCAGCGCCGTGGTGCCGATCCTTCTGAAAGCGCGCAAGGCCGGGATGGCCGCCATTGCCGAAGCTTTTGCTGCCGATCCCTTCAAGGCGCGCCCCACCACACGGGCCTACACCTGGCTGACCGATTGTCTGGTGGTGACCGCCAAACATGTGGCCACCCAGTATATGCATCCAAACCCGGATGCCGGCGAAGAGGACCGGTTGAGCCTGCTGGCCGTCGGCGGCTACGGGCGTGGTGAAATGGCGCCGCAGTCTGACGTCGACCTGTTGTTCCTGACGCCGAAACAGATCACCCCCTGGGCCGAGAAGGTGATCGAATCGATGCTCTATATCCTGTGGGATCTGCGGCTGAAGGTCGGCCATGCCTCCCGCACGGTGCGCGATTGCCTGAAGCTGGGGCGCGAAGATTTCACCATCCGCACCGCATTGATGGAACATCGCTATCTGACCGGGGACGCGGAACTGCCGACGGAACTGGCGAAACGGCTGACCTCGGAGCTGTTCAAAGGCACTGCGGCGGAATTTATTGAGGCCAAGCTGGAAGAGCGTGACGCCCGTCATGAGCGCCAGGGCGGCCAGCGCTATGTGGTGGAGCCAAACGTCAAGGAGGGCAAAGGCTGCCTGCGTGACCTGCAATCGCTGTTCTGGATCGCCAAATACGTCCATAACGTCCGCAACGTTAAGGAGCTGGTGAAGCTCAATGTCTTCAGTGAGGATGAGTTTCAGCTGTTCAAACGGGCTGAGGATTTCCTTTGGGCGGTGCGCTGCCATCTGCATCTGATCACCAACCGGCCCTCGGATCAGCTGACCTTTGACCTGCAGGTCGAGGTTGCGGCCCGGATGGGCTATGAGGACCAGGACGGCCGCCGCGCGGTGGAACATTTCATGCAGGAATATTTCCGCAATGCCACCGCCACCGGCGATCTGACCCGCATCTTCCTGACCAAACTGGAAGCGATGCACGTCAAAAACGAGCCGCTGCTGCAACGGATTTTCCGCCGCAATCCGCGTGTCAAAAAAGGCTACAAGGTGGTCCACAACCGTCTGGCGGTGGACAATGAGAAGGCCTTCCTTGCTGACAAACTGAACCTGCTGCGCCTGTTCGAGGAGGCGCTGCGCACCGGTATGTTGATCCACCCGGATGCGATGCGTCTGGTTTCAGCCAACCTTGATCTCATCGACGATGAGATGCGCAATGACAAAGAGGCGCGGCGGCAGTTTCTGGATCTGATGCTGAAACACGGCAACCCCGAACGCGCCCTGCGCCGGATGAATGAACTGGGGGTTCTGTCAGCCTTTATCCCCGAGTTTGAGCCGATCGTGGCGATGATGCAGTTCAACATGTACCACCACTACACCGTGGATGAGCACACGATCCAATGCATCCGCAACCTCAGCGAAATCGAACATGGCGATCTGGTGGAAAGCCTGCCGTTGGTTTCGGGCATCCTGAAGGAAGGGGTGAACCGCAAGGTGATCTATGTGGCGCTGCTGCTGCATGACATCGGCAAAGGCCGTGATGAAGATCACTCAATCCTTGGCGCCAAGATCGCGCGCAAAGTAGCGCCGCATCTGGGCCTGTCCAAGTCTGAGGTCGAGACGGTGGAATGGCTGGTGCGCTATCACCTGTTGATGTCGGACATGGCGCAGAAACGCGATATCTCGGACCCGCGCACAGTACGTGCCTTTGCCAAGGCGGTGAAAACCCGCAAGCGGTTGGATCTGCTGACCGTGCTGACGGTCTGTGACATTCGTGGCGTGGGCCCTGACACCTGGAACAACTGGAAGGCCGTGCTGATCCGCCAGCTGCACCGCGATACCGCGCAGGCGCTGGAACACGGGCTGGAAGAGGTCAATCGCGAAAACCGTGGCGCCGAGGCGCGCAAGCTGCTGCGCGAGCGGCTGTCGGACTGGGACAGCGCCCCGTTGCGGACGGAAACCGGCCGCCATTACCCGCCTTATTGGCAAGGTCTCGACACCAACACCCATGCGGTCTTTGCCACCTTGCTGCGCGACATCCCCGATGATGAGGTGCGCATCGACCTGCACCCGGATCTGGACCGCGATGCGACCCGCGCCTGTTTTGCCCTTGTCGATCACCCCGGCATCTTTTCCCGCCTCAGCGGCGCGTTGGCACTTGTCGGGGCCAATGTGGTGGACGCGCGCACCTATACCTCCAAGGATGGCTATGCCACTGCGGTCTTCTGGGTGCAGGACGCGGATGGCCACCCCTATGAGGAAGAGCGCCTGCCCCGGCTGACCCAGATGATCAAAAAGATCCTGCTGGGTGAGGTGAAAGCCACCGAAGCGATGAAATCGCGCGACAAGATCAAGAAACGCGAACGTGCCTTCCGGGTGCCGACCTCGATCACCTTTGATAACGAAGGATCGGATATCTACACCATCATCGAGGTGGACACCCGCGACCGGCCCGGCCTGTTGTTTGATCTGACCCGGACGCTGGCCAACAACAACGTCTATATCGCCTCGGCCGTGATCGCGACCTATGGCGAACAGGTGGTCGACAGCTTCTACGTCAAAGACATGTTCGGGCTGAAGTTCCACTCGGCCCCGCGCCAAAAGACGCTGGAAAAGAAGCTGCGCGAAGCCATCACTGAGGGCGCGGAAAGGGCCATTTCATGA